In a genomic window of Aggregatimonas sangjinii:
- the pdxH gene encoding pyridoxamine 5'-phosphate oxidase: MQKDLGDYRKSYEKSALMEDSISDNPMQLFQTWFYEVEASEGVDEPNAMTVSTIGIDGFPKSRVVLLKKYTEEGFIFYTNYESEKGKAITTNPNVCISFFWPNMERQVIIKGRAEKIPENLSDGYFESRPKGSRLGAVVSDQSTVIASREVLEKNLKILEEKYRDKEVKRPKSWGGYIVKPVSLEFWQGRPNRLHDRIRYTLVDLDWKMERLAP; the protein is encoded by the coding sequence TTATAGAAAATCTTACGAAAAAAGCGCCCTGATGGAAGATTCCATCTCAGACAACCCTATGCAACTTTTTCAAACTTGGTTTTACGAGGTCGAGGCGTCGGAAGGCGTTGATGAGCCAAACGCAATGACGGTCAGCACTATAGGTATTGACGGTTTTCCAAAAAGCCGGGTAGTACTATTGAAAAAATATACCGAGGAAGGTTTTATTTTCTATACCAATTATGAGAGTGAGAAAGGAAAGGCCATTACGACGAACCCTAATGTTTGTATTTCTTTTTTTTGGCCCAATATGGAGAGGCAGGTCATTATAAAAGGTAGGGCGGAAAAAATTCCTGAGAATCTTTCCGATGGTTATTTTGAATCCAGACCCAAGGGAAGTAGGTTGGGTGCCGTTGTGTCCGATCAAAGTACGGTCATCGCTTCGAGGGAGGTATTGGAGAAGAATTTGAAAATCTTGGAGGAAAAGTACCGAGATAAGGAAGTAAAACGACCAAAGTCCTGGGGAGGGTATATCGTAAAGCCCGTTTCGCTTGAGTTTTGGCAAGGAAGGCCGAACAGGTTACACGATAGAATACGCTATACTTTAGTGGACCTGGATTGGAAAATGGAACGACTAGCCCCTTAA
- a CDS encoding SixA phosphatase family protein, with translation MKTLILVRHGKSSWEYNVSDRDRPLLPRGINDGLLISEKWMLENTKIDFLYSSPANRALHTATIFLRQLDFPLEQFQLSDMLYDFSGDSVLQFIKELDNDLETVMIFGHNHAFTHIANSLGNTYIDNVPTTGLVQLQFGIDRWDETDKGTTVKTIFPKHFR, from the coding sequence ATGAAGACACTCATCTTAGTTCGCCATGGCAAATCTTCTTGGGAATATAATGTAAGCGATCGTGATCGCCCCCTATTGCCCAGAGGTATCAATGATGGATTATTGATATCGGAAAAATGGATGCTTGAAAATACCAAGATCGACTTCCTGTATTCCAGTCCGGCGAATAGGGCACTGCATACCGCCACTATTTTTTTGCGGCAGCTCGATTTTCCATTAGAACAATTTCAATTGAGTGATATGTTATATGATTTTTCGGGAGATAGCGTACTCCAATTTATTAAAGAACTCGATAACGATCTGGAGACGGTCATGATATTCGGTCACAACCATGCCTTTACCCATATTGCCAATTCTTTGGGAAATACTTATATTGACAATGTCCCCACTACCGGTCTGGTACAATTGCAATTCGGTATCGATAGATGGGATGAAACGGATAAGGGCACAACGGTGAAAACAATTTTTCCAAAGCATTTTAGATAA